One window from the genome of Engraulis encrasicolus isolate BLACKSEA-1 chromosome 16, IST_EnEncr_1.0, whole genome shotgun sequence encodes:
- the foxe1 gene encoding forkhead box protein E1: protein MPVVKVEKDSPSETTLPVPNPQTADTAKGRRRKRPLQRGKPPYSYIALISMAIANSPDRRLTLGGIYKFITERFPFYRDNSKKWQNSIRHNLTLNDCFIKIPREPGRPGKGNYWALDPNAEDMFENGSFLRRRKRFKRCDFTTYPSYVHEPPVFAPMQIARSAYANSVYSNMAVSPPYSQQLPPTYYPSSSPGFNSGQSHVFSINTLIGPHGGPEMVGQQPCRSFKPEGASCSLASPSFQSQPCNTSSMHPHPHPRCTSASSHMAFTYSGPASHSHGSAQGLYSQNSSQSYGPSGRLAITGSSPMAADPVGDPYGRVSPGQMSSFAQYNNGGAGAYLRPSAYSGNMDRFVSAI from the coding sequence ATGCCAGTGGTGAAAGTGGAGAAAGACTCCCCGTCAGAGACGACACTGCCCGTGCCCAACCCCCAGACGGCGGACACGGCCAAGGGCCGTCGGAGGAAGCGGCCGCTGCAGCGAGGGAAGCCCCCGTACAGCTACATCGCCCTCATCTCCATGGCCATCGCCAACTCCCCCGACCGCCGCCTCACCCTCGGTGGCATCTACAAGTTCATCACGGAGCGCTTCCCTTTCTACCGGGACAACTCCAAGAAGTGGCAGAACTCCATCCGTCACAACCTGACCCTCAACGACTGCTTCATCAAGATCCCACGGGAGCCCGGCAGGCCTGGAAAGGGCAACTACTGGGCTCTGGATCCCAATGCAGAGGACATGTTTGAGAACGGCAGCTTCCTGAGGCGAAGGAAGCGCTTCAAGCGCTGTGATTTCACCACCTACCCCTCCTATGTCCATGAGCCTCCTGTCTTTGCTCCTATGCAGATTGCTCGCTCTGCATATGCCAACAGCGTCTATTCCAACATGGCTGTCAGCCCACCATACAGCCAGCAGCTGCCCCCCACCTATTACCCCTCATCCTCCCCTGGCTTCAATTCAGGCCAATCTCACGTCTTCAGCATCAACACCCTCATCGGCCCCCATGGCGGCCCCGAGATGGTGGGCCAACAGCCCTGCCGCAGCTTCAAACCGGAGGGGGCCTCCTGCAGCCTCGCCAGCCCCAGCTTCCAGAGCCAGCCCTGCAACACCAGCTCcatgcacccgcacccgcacccgcgctGCACCTCTGCATCCAGCCACATGGCCTTCACATACTCTGGGCCAGCATCACACAGCCATGGGTCGGCACAGGGGCTTTACTCACAGAACAGCAGCCAGAGCTACGGGCCATCGGGCAGGCTGGCAATCACAGGGTCGTCACCAATGGCAGCCGACCCCGTTGGAGATCCGTATGGCAGGGTATCTCCTGGCCAGATGAGCTCCTTTGCGCAATACAACAATGGTGGAGCAGGAGCGTACCTGCGGCCCTCCGCATACTCTGGTAACATGGACAGATTTGTGTCTGCTATTTGA